The genomic window TGGTTGATACGCCTGAATTACGCGCCGTCTACAACGAGAATCAACCCGTCATCACCGAGTTCTGGACCGAGCTAGGCCAAAACCTGGCACTGTTCGATAAATACAAGGCATTGCGGGCCGCTGGCAATTTTGACCAGTTGTCGCCAGCCAGACAAACCATCATCAACAATGCGATACGCGATTTCCGTCTGAGCGGTGCCGAACTGGCCGATGATAAAAAACAACGCTATGCCGAGATTCAAGAAAAACATGCCGCCTTGTCGACCAAGTTTTCTGAAAACGTACTCGATGCCACCAACGCTTACGGTTTATTCGTAGAAGATGTGAGCGAGCTAGCAGGCTTACCGGAAGACGTCTTGCAGGCGGCAAAAAATGCGGCAGAAAAAGATGAAAAACCAGGTTATAAATTTACCCTGCATTTCCCCTCTTATTTCCCAGTTTTACAGTACGCCGAAAACCGCGCTTTGCGTGAAAGTATCTATCGAGCCAACGCTACCAAAGCCTCGGAACTAGGTGCCAAACCAGAGTGGGACAACACCAGCATCATCAACGAATTACTCGAGCTACGCAAAGAAGAAGCGGTGTTACTCGGCTATAAAAACTACGCTGAAGTGTCACTGGTGGCAAAGATGGCGGAAACACCAGCGCAAGTGAGTGAATTCTTACTTGATTTAGCTCAGCGTGGACGCTCTTTTGCAGAAAAAGATCTGGCCGAACTGCGCAGCTTTGCACGTGACAATCTGGGCATCGATGATTTGCAAGCCTGGGATACCACCTACGCCTCAGAAAAATTGCGCGAACAACGTTACGCCTTTTCTGAGCAGGAAGTGAAACTCTATTTCCCGGAACACAAAGTGGTAGATGGTTTGTTCCGCGTAATCCAGACTCTGTTTGCAGTTGATATTAAATTGGATAGCGCAGCTTGTTGGCACCCTGACGTGAAGTTTTACAGGCTGGAAAAAGACGGCCAGTTGATCGGCCAGTTCTATCTCGACCTGTATGCGCGCGATGGCAAACGCGGTGGCGCCTGGATGGATGATGCCCGCGGTCGTCGTCGCACTTCAAACGGCATACAAACACCGGTGGCATATCTGACCTGTAATTTCAGCGAACCGGTCAGCGTAGACGGCATCAAGAAGCCCGCCCTATTCACGCATGATGAAGTGATTACCCTATTCCACGAATTCGGCCACGGCCTGCACCACTTGCTGACCAAGGTGGAAGACTTGTCTGTCTCCGGGATCTCTGGTGTCGAGTGGGATGCGGTCGAACTGCCTTCACAATTTATGGAAAATTTCTGTTGGGAGTGGGATGTCTTGCAACATATGACGGCGCATGCCGATACCGGTGCAGCTTTACCGCGCGCCCTATTCGACAAAATGATCGCCGCGAAAAATTTTCAATCCGGCATGCAGACGTTACGCCAGGTAGAATTTTCTCTGTTTGATCTGCGCTTGCATAATGATGCCCATCCAGGTGGAGCACATTTAGTGCAAGACATACTCAATACCGTCAGAGAACAAGTGTCGGTATTTAATCCGCCTGAATTTAATCGCTTTCAACACTCTTTCGGCCACATCTTCGCCGGCGGCTATGCGGCGGGCTACTTCAGTTATAAGTGGGCCGAAGTCTTATCAGCCGACGCCTATGGCGCGTTTGAAGAAGCGGCTAAAATCGAAGGCAGCACCCTCTCACGCAGTGCTGGTAAAAAATTCCAGGACGAAGTATTAGAAGTGGGTGGTTCACGCCCGGCGATCGCTTCTTTCCGTGCATTTCGTGGTCGCGCCCCTAGCATAGATGCGCTGTTACGCCATAGCGGCATGAGCAATTGAAGGCGCGCTTACAAATTGACATACAGTTCAATCGATAAATCATGCACTATCATGCACTATTTGTTCCAAGGAGATTTTGACCATGAAACCACACACTTTATTCAACGCCAGTTGCCTGTTATTGAGCTGTCTGTTAGCGGGCAACGCCCACGCCGAACTTTACAAATGGGTAGGAGCGGATGGCAAAATTACTTACAGCGATGTACCGCCACCGGCCAATGCGAAACAAGTTGAGAGAAAAAACCTGAGCATAGATAATATTAGCGTTCCATTTCCAGCAGAATTGGCGGCAGCGGTTGCGCAAAACCCGGTCACGCTGTACACCTCAGAAACCTGCACACCCTGCAATGAGGGGCGCGCACTACTCAAACAACAAGGCATACCGTTTTCAGAAAAAACAGTTTCATCTAACGATGACATTGCCAAATTAAAGCAAGCCGGGGGCGACACACAATTGCCATTGCTGGTAATTAAAAACAGTAAATTTCGCGGATTTAATAGCTCAGAATGGCGCACCGCCTTGAGCAGTGCTGGCTACCCAGACACGAGTAAACTGCCTAAAGAATATCGCTATCCAGCGGCGGAATCGGCCGCACCAGCACCCACGCCGAAAACTAAGAACACTCCGGAGAAAGCGCCCCCAGAATCAAATCGCAAATCAGAATCCGACACTGGCATCCGCTTCTAAGCCACGCGTAAATCATGACTAGAATCGATTTTCACAGCAATGTAGCCGACAAAATTAGCTACACCTGCCGCCTCATCAGAAAAGCCCATGCCGCCAACTGTAAAGTGGTGGTATTTGACGACGATCAAGTGCGACTGAGCAAACTAGATGAGGCACTTTGGAACTTCTCAGAAAGCGATTTTTTGCCGCATGTGATGTCTGGCGACTCCCTGGCGCGCCAGACTGCGATCATATTAACTGCCGATGCTAGCGCAGACTTCCCGCATCATGAGTTACTCATCAATCTGACGCAAAGCATCCCACAAAATTTCGAACGCTTTGCGCGCCTGATAGAAATCATCTCCAGCGAGCAGCAAGACACTATTTCCGGGCGCGAGCGTTACCGCAACTATCAACAGCAAGGCATGACGCCAAGCGTCGCAAAATCAACATGAACAATCAAATCGATACCAGCATCCCCGTCCTCACCGAAGTCATTTACCCCAGTCTAGAGCCTCATTTTCAAATTGAGGATGCCAGCAGCCAGACATCTCGCAGCCAAGCAGCGATCAGTGAAGAACAATGGCAGACTTTAGAGCAAACCATACGTGAAAACGTCTTGCGCCAAGTCTTGGGACGGATTGATTTTGTGCTCGAGCACAGAGTCAGAGATAGCCTGGCCGATGTCTTACAAACCGCGGTCGAGAGCCTGGCACTGGAAATACGCTCAGGTCTACACAAAACCATGGAAGAAGTGATTACCCGCGCAGTGACGCAAGAAATTACCAAAGCAAAAATATCCAAATAAATCACATATTTAATTGTTTTTGCTAATAAGCCCATCCCTCGCCACCGCTTTGCACACCCACCTCAAATCCCTAGGGCAAGCTCTGCGCTTAGCCGCAGCGCATAGGCAGTTACACCAATGAAGATCCTAGTCTTGGGCGCGGGCATCATAGGCACATCCTCCGCATGGTTTTTAAATAAATCCGGCCACGATGTTTGTGTGATCGAGCGACAACCAGGCGTCGCACAAGAAACCAGTTTTGCCAATGGCGGGCAAATTGCGGTATCGCACGCCGAGCCCTGGGCTAATCCTCATGCGCCTTTTAAACTCTTAAAATACCTGGGGAAAGACGACGCGCCCTTACTATTTCGGCCTCGCGCTGAGCTACAGCAATGGTTATGGGGCTTGAGTTTTTTACGAGAATGTAGCCGCAAACGTAGCGACGAGAATATTCGCCAGATCCTGGCGCTGTCGGAATACAGCCGACTAACTTTAATCGCGCTGCGCAGCGAAACCCGACTCAGTTACGACAATTTAAGCAAAGGAATTTTGCATTTCTACACCGACCAACAAGAGTTCGATCGCTCTTTGCATGCCGCAAAATTAATGCGCGAATTGGGCTGCCCTCGCAATACGATAACTGCTGATGAGGTGGTAAAAAAAGAACCGGCTTTATCTGGCATCCGACACAAGATAGTCGGTGGCGATTACACGGAAACAGACGAGTCTGGCGATGCGCACAAATTCACCTGTGGACTAGCGCAACAAGCCAGCGCGGCAGGGGTGGATTTTCAATTCAATACCAGCGTCACGCGCCTACTAACAGCAGGCAGTGGCGCTAACGCAGAAATTACAGGGGTAGAAGTTATCGATGAACGCGGTCAGCACCAGGTCTTACGTGCGGATGCCTACGTGATCGCCATCGCCAGCTTTGCGCCACAATTACTGCGCCCGCTAGGCATAAAATTATTGATTTATCCTGGCAAAGGATATTCGGCGACCTACCCTATCATCGCGCCAGATCTGGCTCCCACGATCTCTCTCACGGATGATGGCTATAAACTAGTGTTATCGCGCCTGGGCCAGCGCCTGCGCGTGGCTGGGACTTGCGAGATCAATGGCTATTCACGCGAACTCAATAACGCACGCTGCGCAGCAATTACTCGCCGCACTCGTGAGCTATTCCCTGATGCTTGCGATTACGAGAATCCTAGCTATTGGGCGGGACTAAGGCCATTAACGCCATCCAATCGTCCGTATATCGGAAAAACCAAGTTTCAAAATCTCTACCTCAATGTCGGCCACGGCAGCCTAGGCTGGACTATGGGCGCAGGTTCGGGACGCGCGATCGCAGAAATTATAGGTGGACGCATGCCTACAGTTGCTTTTAATTTTAATGGATTAACACCTGTCAAAGGTGGCAACCAAATTCAAGTCGAATAGGGTGAGTAAATATAGCCGGATAGGCACCAAGGACATGCAAGGCAGAGGCATGTGCTACACAATCTATTCAAATTGAAAATTGCGTATAGGATTTTTAGTGATTGAGAAACTGGAGGCGGGGGTCGGGATCGAACCGGCGTAAACGGCTTTGCAGGCCGCTGCATAACCACTTTGCTACCCCGCCAGGGGTGCGTTTTTTATTAACATTGATAATAAAAAAGCGGTGCAACTAGAGAATAGAAGAAATTTAAATCTATTCTTAAAAACTGGAGCGGGAGAAGAGGCTCGAACTCTCGACCTCAACCTTGGCAAGGTTGCGCTCTACCAACTGAGCTACTCCCGCATGTATTACTTAAATTGCTAAAACTTTTCGAGCACTACAAAAACCATTACAACAAAAACTGGAGCGGGAGAAGAGGCTCGAACTCTCGACCTCAACCTTGGCAAGGTTGCGCTCTACCAACTGAGCTACTCCCGCATGTACAACTTAAACTGCCTAAACTTTTCGAGCACTACAAAAACCATTACAACAAAATCTGGAGCGGGAGAAGAGGCTCGAACTCTCGACCTCAACCTTGGCAAGGTTGCGCTCTACCAACTGAGCTACTCCCGCATGTATTACTTAAACTGCTAAAACTTTTCGAGCACTACAAAAACCATTACAACAAAATCTGGAGCGGGAGAAGAGGCTCGAACTCTCGACCTCAACCTTGGCAAGGTTGCGCTCTACCAACTGAGCTACTCCCGCATGAACAACAGCCCCACATTATATAGCACCCAGCTTTTCTGTCAAGACTTTTGCCTAGGTAGATACCGCCTACTGCTCTGCATTTGCTTTAATCAAAGGCCAGGCTTTGCGCAGATAATAAAACATAGACCATAAAGTCAGCGCCGCCGCTATCCACAACAAAAACTGCCCCCACAAGTGCGTGTTTATCACGCCGAACAAGACCTTATCATATAACAGCATAGGGATAGCAACCATCTGCGCAGTGGTTTTAATTTTACCGATAGAACTTACCGCCACCGATTTTGAAGCGCCTATTTGCGCCATCCATTCACGCAAGGCCGATATTGTGATTTCACGGCCAATAATAATAAAAGCAATGATCGCGATATATTCGACTTGACGGAACTCCATTAAAACCAGCAAGGCACCGGCCACCATTAATTTATCGGCGACAGGGTCAAGAAAGGCACCAAACGCGGAAGTCTGATTCCAGCGACGCGCCAAAAAGCCGTCAAACCAATCAGTGACCGCAGCGATGATAAAAACAGCGGTCGATGCGGCACCTGGATCGATGGAGCCTAACCAGGATTTGGGCAAGTAGAACACTCCCATCACCAAAGGAATCAAGGCAACCCGCAACCAAGTAAGCAAAATGGGAAAATTAAACGGCATTTTTTTGTCGCAGAAATTGTATCGTGATATTAAATCCTGGCGTACTCTTCAAACCAGATCATTCAAGCAAGAGAACAAGCGAGGCAGCTAAAAACTAGGTTTTATTAAAATTGATGCTATCAACTAAGTGTAGCAATTTTACTGATGTATCGCGACTATCGAAAGCGATCTCTGCAGATATTATCGCAAGCGCTTATATATTTCTTCTGCAAGCACACGCGAGATGCCTTCCACCGCGATTAAGTCCTCGATACTAGCATCCGCCACACCTTTTAAACCACCAAAGCGAACCAATAAGCGCTGCCTGCGCTTAGGGCCCACGCCCTCGATCTCTTCGAGCTGAGAAGTCTGCCTGGCCTTGGCCCGCTTGGCACGCATACCAGTAATCGCGAAGCGATGGGCCTCATCCCTGATTTGCGCAATCAACATTAAGGCTGCGGACTCTTTGCCCAACTCTTTAGCAGCGCGGCCATCAACAAACACCAAGGTCTCCAAACCAACTCTGCGCCCCTCCCCTTTACATACACCGACAATTAAACTGACGTCGAGACCGAGTTCCTCAAACACCTGACGCGCTACCTCAACCTGTCCTTTACCACCATCGATTAAAACTACATCTGGCATCACGGGTATCGACGCCATGTCGGCATCCCCGCCCGCATCAAGCGGTCTTGTCACGCTCATTTTTTCATATCGTCTATGGATGACCTGGCGCATCGCCGCATAGTCATCGCCAGGCGTAATATCCTTAATATTGAATCGTCGATACTCGGAATTTTGCATGGCATGATGATGAAACACCACACAGGAGGCTTGAGTCGCCTCACCCTGGGTGTGACTAATATCAAAACACTCTATGCGCAGTTGATCAATGTCGTCGACTTCCAATTCCAAAGCGAGGCATAAAGAACGCGTTCTCGATTGTTGCGAGCCTTGCTCAGACAACATCCGTGCCAATGACAGTTGAGCCCCCTTAACGGCCATCTCCAACCAAGCACGGCGCTGCTCCTGCGGCTGAAACGAACAATGAATTTTATGTCCGCATTGCGCCATCAAAGCGAGCATCAAATCCGGTGCATCGAATTCTATATTCAAGATCAATTGGGAAGGGATGAACTGATCCGCATAATGTTGCGCTAAAAAAGCAGTTAATACCGCCACGTCGATAGACTCATCGCTCATTGCCTCTACCTCAGCCACCTGACTAGGAAAATAAGCCCGATCCCCCAAATGTCGACCACCGCGAACCATAGCAAGATTCACGCAAGCGCGCCCCCCCTCGACGATCACGGCAATCACATCAATATCACTATCGCCGGTGGTTTCCATGCTTTGCTGATGCAATATTTTGGAGAGTGCCGACATTTGATTGCGTACTAAAGCTGCTTGTTCGAACTTAAGTTGCTCCGCAAAACCGAGCATTTTGGATTCTAAATTCTGCATTACTTCTGACTGCCGCCCGCGCAAAAATTTGGCAGCGTTGTCGACATCGACCAGATAGTCTTCATGCGTAATAAAATCGACACAGGGCGCGCTGCATCTTTGAATTTGATGGAGTAAACAAGGGCGAGTACGATTCGCAAACACACTATCTTCACAACTACGCAAAAGGAAAATTTTCTGCAAAAGCTGCATGGATTCTTTGACCGCCCAGGCTGAAGGAAAAGGGCCAAAGTATTGATGTTTCTTATCGATTGCCCCACGATAATACGTCATTCGTGGCGATTGCTCGTTGGTGATTTTTAGGTAGGGATAGGACTTATCATCACGGAATAGAATATTGTAGCGAGGTCGTAAAGTTTTGATTAAAGTATTCTCTAAAATCAGGGCTTCTGCTTCGCTACGCGTGACCGTGGTCTCCAAGCGCGAAATTTTACCAACCATCATCGCGATACGGGGACTGCTCAAAGTTTTTTGAAAGTAGCTGGAAACACGTTTTTTTAAATCCCGCGCTTTACCCACGTATAAGACATGATCCTGCGCGTCGAAATATCGATAAACACCGGGTAAGTTGGGTAATTTTGCGACCGTCTCGAGCAACTGTAACCGCGCCTCGTCGTTTTGTGTATCAGCGTTTAAATCAACTCTAGCGTCAGACATATCAATCCGAATTCAAACGATCAATAACAACGAATGCCAGCGCATACTCGACCTCATCCGACAAGGACAATTGCGCACTCAGCTTGCGTTCGCCCATCCAATCGCCTAGTTGACTGCTAAGTTTGGCACTCGGACGACCGTCAGCCTCATTCAAAACTTGAACCGCCTGCCAACTCATAGGCGCACGCATCCCCAATCCTAAAGCTTTAGAAAAAGCCTCTTTTGCTGCAAAGCGGCTGGCCAAAAATCTCAGCCCGAGAACGCTAGACTTTGCCTTACGTGCACGATAAATAAGAATTTCATCGGAGCCGAGTATCTTCTCAGCAAATCGTTCACCACTACGCAACAAGGCGGCATCTATGCGGGAAATCTGAACGATATCAGTACCAACGCCAAAGATCATTTGGCACTTAACCTTGCCTGCACCATGATAGCCTTCATGTCGCTAACAGCCTTACTCCAGCCGACAAAAAGTGCGTGCGCAACAATCGCATGGCCAATATTTAACTCGGATATTGCGGGAATAGCCGCGATTGCCTGTACATTCGTATAATGCAGACCATGTCCGGCATTCACTTTTAAACCTCTTTTGACTGCTTCAAGTACACCTGAATGTACTCGCTCCAACTCTTTCGCTTGCGCCATTGGGTCAAGTGCATCGGCATATCGGCCGGTATGAATTTCGACAACCGTCGCACCAACTTCTTTGGATGCCTGCATCTGCTGTTCGTCGGCATCAATGAACAGACTCACGCGTATCCCCTCTGCCTGCAACTGCCTGACCGCAGATTCCACTCTCGAAAAATACTTAACAACATCAAGCCCGCCTTCAGTAGTCACCTCATCGCGACGCTCGGGAACCAGGCAAACATCTTGTGGCTTAATACTGCAAGCGAAATCTATCATTTCAGCGGTCACTGCCGCCTCTAGATTCATCCTAGTCAGTATTAGAGGACGAAGGCGTCTCACATCCTCATCTTTAATATGACGGCGGTCCTCACGCATGTGCAAAGTAATGCAATCAGCGCCAGCCTCCTCGGCGATGCGCGCTGCTTGCAAAGGATCGGGGTAAGCCGTCCCACGCGCATTGCGCAAAGTGGCGACATGATCAATATTGATGCCGAGATCAATTAATTGTGTTTGGTTGTGAATATTCATAGCCTCTGCAAATCTATCAGAATTTGTCTAGTATTTAAGGGGATACCATGTAAATGATGCGTGAGTAAAAATCGCATCAATATTTTGCTTTGCAACTGAGTAGTCGTATCAGAGTAATTCTCATTGCACATATCGAGCAGCGTTTTTCC from Undibacterium parvum includes these protein-coding regions:
- the pgsA gene encoding CDP-diacylglycerol--glycerol-3-phosphate 3-phosphatidyltransferase; this encodes MPFNFPILLTWLRVALIPLVMGVFYLPKSWLGSIDPGAASTAVFIIAAVTDWFDGFLARRWNQTSAFGAFLDPVADKLMVAGALLVLMEFRQVEYIAIIAFIIIGREITISALREWMAQIGASKSVAVSSIGKIKTTAQMVAIPMLLYDKVLFGVINTHLWGQFLLWIAAALTLWSMFYYLRKAWPLIKANAEQ
- the acpS gene encoding holo-ACP synthase, producing the protein MIFGVGTDIVQISRIDAALLRSGERFAEKILGSDEILIYRARKAKSSVLGLRFLASRFAAKEAFSKALGLGMRAPMSWQAVQVLNEADGRPSAKLSSQLGDWMGERKLSAQLSLSDEVEYALAFVVIDRLNSD
- a CDS encoding D-amino acid dehydrogenase: MKILVLGAGIIGTSSAWFLNKSGHDVCVIERQPGVAQETSFANGGQIAVSHAEPWANPHAPFKLLKYLGKDDAPLLFRPRAELQQWLWGLSFLRECSRKRSDENIRQILALSEYSRLTLIALRSETRLSYDNLSKGILHFYTDQQEFDRSLHAAKLMRELGCPRNTITADEVVKKEPALSGIRHKIVGGDYTETDESGDAHKFTCGLAQQASAAGVDFQFNTSVTRLLTAGSGANAEITGVEVIDERGQHQVLRADAYVIAIASFAPQLLRPLGIKLLIYPGKGYSATYPIIAPDLAPTISLTDDGYKLVLSRLGQRLRVAGTCEINGYSRELNNARCAAITRRTRELFPDACDYENPSYWAGLRPLTPSNRPYIGKTKFQNLYLNVGHGSLGWTMGAGSGRAIAEIIGGRMPTVAFNFNGLTPVKGGNQIQVE
- a CDS encoding M3 family metallopeptidase, whose amino-acid sequence is MTLANSPSPLLDFSYLPRFDAIRPEHVTPAIELLLEQNRAVVAQLEQSTEPVSWENFVQPLEDATEHLGRVWSIIGHLNAVVDTPELRAVYNENQPVITEFWTELGQNLALFDKYKALRAAGNFDQLSPARQTIINNAIRDFRLSGAELADDKKQRYAEIQEKHAALSTKFSENVLDATNAYGLFVEDVSELAGLPEDVLQAAKNAAEKDEKPGYKFTLHFPSYFPVLQYAENRALRESIYRANATKASELGAKPEWDNTSIINELLELRKEEAVLLGYKNYAEVSLVAKMAETPAQVSEFLLDLAQRGRSFAEKDLAELRSFARDNLGIDDLQAWDTTYASEKLREQRYAFSEQEVKLYFPEHKVVDGLFRVIQTLFAVDIKLDSAACWHPDVKFYRLEKDGQLIGQFYLDLYARDGKRGGAWMDDARGRRRTSNGIQTPVAYLTCNFSEPVSVDGIKKPALFTHDEVITLFHEFGHGLHHLLTKVEDLSVSGISGVEWDAVELPSQFMENFCWEWDVLQHMTAHADTGAALPRALFDKMIAAKNFQSGMQTLRQVEFSLFDLRLHNDAHPGGAHLVQDILNTVREQVSVFNPPEFNRFQHSFGHIFAGGYAAGYFSYKWAEVLSADAYGAFEEAAKIEGSTLSRSAGKKFQDEVLEVGGSRPAIASFRAFRGRAPSIDALLRHSGMSN
- a CDS encoding glutaredoxin family protein; this translates as MKPHTLFNASCLLLSCLLAGNAHAELYKWVGADGKITYSDVPPPANAKQVERKNLSIDNISVPFPAELAAAVAQNPVTLYTSETCTPCNEGRALLKQQGIPFSEKTVSSNDDIAKLKQAGGDTQLPLLVIKNSKFRGFNSSEWRTALSSAGYPDTSKLPKEYRYPAAESAAPAPTPKTKNTPEKAPPESNRKSESDTGIRF
- a CDS encoding DNA polymerase III subunit chi, which translates into the protein MTRIDFHSNVADKISYTCRLIRKAHAANCKVVVFDDDQVRLSKLDEALWNFSESDFLPHVMSGDSLARQTAIILTADASADFPHHELLINLTQSIPQNFERFARLIEIISSEQQDTISGRERYRNYQQQGMTPSVAKST
- the uvrC gene encoding excinuclease ABC subunit UvrC; amino-acid sequence: MSDARVDLNADTQNDEARLQLLETVAKLPNLPGVYRYFDAQDHVLYVGKARDLKKRVSSYFQKTLSSPRIAMMVGKISRLETTVTRSEAEALILENTLIKTLRPRYNILFRDDKSYPYLKITNEQSPRMTYYRGAIDKKHQYFGPFPSAWAVKESMQLLQKIFLLRSCEDSVFANRTRPCLLHQIQRCSAPCVDFITHEDYLVDVDNAAKFLRGRQSEVMQNLESKMLGFAEQLKFEQAALVRNQMSALSKILHQQSMETTGDSDIDVIAVIVEGGRACVNLAMVRGGRHLGDRAYFPSQVAEVEAMSDESIDVAVLTAFLAQHYADQFIPSQLILNIEFDAPDLMLALMAQCGHKIHCSFQPQEQRRAWLEMAVKGAQLSLARMLSEQGSQQSRTRSLCLALELEVDDIDQLRIECFDISHTQGEATQASCVVFHHHAMQNSEYRRFNIKDITPGDDYAAMRQVIHRRYEKMSVTRPLDAGGDADMASIPVMPDVVLIDGGKGQVEVARQVFEELGLDVSLIVGVCKGEGRRVGLETLVFVDGRAAKELGKESAALMLIAQIRDEAHRFAITGMRAKRAKARQTSQLEEIEGVGPKRRQRLLVRFGGLKGVADASIEDLIAVEGISRVLAEEIYKRLR
- the pdxJ gene encoding pyridoxine 5'-phosphate synthase codes for the protein MNIHNQTQLIDLGINIDHVATLRNARGTAYPDPLQAARIAEEAGADCITLHMREDRRHIKDEDVRRLRPLILTRMNLEAAVTAEMIDFACSIKPQDVCLVPERRDEVTTEGGLDVVKYFSRVESAVRQLQAEGIRVSLFIDADEQQMQASKEVGATVVEIHTGRYADALDPMAQAKELERVHSGVLEAVKRGLKVNAGHGLHYTNVQAIAAIPAISELNIGHAIVAHALFVGWSKAVSDMKAIMVQARLSAK